A region from the Candidatus Zixiibacteriota bacterium genome encodes:
- a CDS encoding 2-hydroxyacyl-CoA dehydratase yields the protein MSEQYQQMWAELGLDLEAHDALLATLGQVYQDIYLAQPNRPKAMEYFDFVMSEVHGLRIKELIDAKNQGRKVIGSFCVFVPEEIILAVDGISVGLCAGAEFGFDLAEKVLPRNTCSLIKSAFGFKLGKVCPYIESCDVVVGENTCDGKKKAYEIFQDMVDDLYILDLPQSKTDQGRRLLREEYRGFIGKMEAVSGKTITVENLQKAIETVNQKRQALARLRSLRSANPVPISGLDALLINQISFYDDPVRFTASVNKLCDELEQRVAHKEGVFPADTPRILMSGCPMAVPNWKLPSIVESTGAVIVGEESCVGERGTRGLVDSRGGGMEEMLDNIVERYLQIDCAIFTPNPERRNNIDSMTSMYKADGILHYSLQFCQPYSIESGLIENQMEDNGIPVLRIETDYSMEDVGQLKTRVEAFMERISQ from the coding sequence ATGTCAGAACAGTACCAGCAGATGTGGGCTGAACTGGGTCTCGACCTCGAGGCTCATGACGCTCTCTTAGCAACCCTGGGACAGGTCTACCAGGATATTTATCTGGCACAGCCAAACCGTCCCAAGGCAATGGAATACTTCGATTTCGTTATGAGCGAAGTCCATGGGCTTCGGATCAAAGAGTTGATAGACGCAAAAAATCAGGGACGTAAAGTCATCGGGTCATTTTGCGTATTCGTGCCGGAGGAAATCATCCTGGCGGTCGACGGGATCTCGGTTGGGCTCTGCGCGGGAGCTGAGTTCGGATTTGATCTTGCCGAAAAGGTTCTGCCCCGCAACACATGCTCATTGATCAAGTCGGCTTTTGGATTCAAACTGGGCAAAGTCTGTCCCTATATCGAATCCTGTGACGTCGTCGTCGGAGAAAATACCTGTGACGGAAAGAAGAAAGCCTATGAGATTTTTCAGGATATGGTCGATGACCTGTATATTCTCGATCTGCCTCAGAGTAAAACTGATCAGGGTCGTCGGCTTTTAAGAGAAGAGTACCGTGGATTCATCGGCAAGATGGAAGCAGTCTCCGGAAAAACTATTACCGTAGAAAATTTGCAAAAGGCAATTGAAACAGTCAACCAGAAACGCCAGGCTCTCGCTCGTCTGCGAAGCCTCCGCTCTGCCAACCCGGTACCTATATCCGGACTGGACGCGCTTTTAATCAACCAGATTTCATTTTACGACGATCCGGTCCGTTTTACTGCTTCGGTCAATAAGCTCTGTGATGAACTCGAACAGAGAGTTGCTCATAAAGAAGGCGTTTTTCCAGCGGACACGCCCCGGATTTTGATGTCAGGTTGTCCGATGGCTGTGCCGAACTGGAAACTGCCCAGCATTGTCGAATCTACAGGCGCAGTGATTGTTGGCGAAGAATCCTGCGTCGGTGAACGCGGAACCCGTGGTCTGGTCGATTCCAGGGGAGGCGGTATGGAAGAAATGCTCGACAACATAGTTGAAAGATATTTGCAGATCGACTGCGCTATTTTCACACCCAATCCGGAGCGCCGGAATAATATCGACTCTATGACTTCGATGTATAAAGCTGACGGTATTCTGCATTACAGCCTGCAATTCTGCCAGCCTTATTCGATCGAAAGTGGATTGATTGAAAATCAGATGGAAGACAACGGCATCCCGGTTTTGAGGATAGAGACCGACTACAGTATGGAGGATGTCGGTCAGCTCAAGACACGCGTGGAAGCATTTATGGAAAGGATCAGCCAGTAG
- a CDS encoding 3-hydroxyacyl-ACP dehydratase: MISAGLDIGSRTIKLVIVDDGTIVHYRVIENSFKPLEITTSLLEGNSYDTIYATGYGRHLVSRHLNCPEISEIKAMALGAYALFPGCRTILDIGGQDTKAISLDKNGRLHKFEMNDRCAAGTGRFLEIMAMALGYALEEFSQSARASRRAEKINNMCAVFAESEIISMVSQGADRAEVGLGIHQAIARRTITMLNRISLEPELVFVGGVANNSCLREILEKQLQVQIKVPEDPQIVGAYGCALHGLKEAVKNQSC, translated from the coding sequence ATGATCTCAGCCGGGCTCGATATCGGATCGCGCACTATCAAACTGGTTATTGTCGATGACGGTACAATCGTACATTATCGAGTTATCGAAAACAGTTTCAAACCGCTGGAGATAACTACCAGCCTGCTGGAGGGTAACAGCTATGATACAATTTATGCCACGGGCTACGGACGTCATCTCGTCAGCAGGCATTTGAACTGCCCGGAAATAAGCGAAATCAAGGCGATGGCTCTGGGGGCGTATGCTCTCTTTCCCGGGTGCCGTACGATCCTGGATATCGGTGGACAGGATACCAAGGCGATTTCGCTCGATAAGAATGGTCGTCTGCACAAGTTCGAAATGAACGATCGTTGCGCTGCGGGAACTGGCAGGTTTTTGGAGATTATGGCTATGGCGCTCGGGTATGCGCTGGAAGAATTCAGCCAAAGCGCCCGGGCTTCCCGCAGGGCGGAGAAAATCAACAATATGTGTGCGGTTTTCGCGGAATCTGAAATAATCTCGATGGTCTCCCAGGGAGCTGACCGGGCAGAGGTCGGCCTGGGAATCCACCAGGCCATTGCCCGTCGTACGATAACCATGCTCAATCGAATATCGCTCGAACCTGAGCTGGTCTTCGTCGGGGGAGTTGCCAATAACTCCTGTCTGCGGGAAATCCTTGAAAAACAACTGCAGGTGCAAATCAAAGTACCGGAAGATCCGCAAATTGTCGGCGCTTACGGGTGCGCATTGCATGGCTTAAAAGAAGCCGTGAAAAATCAGAGCTGTTGA
- a CDS encoding acetyl-CoA hydrolase, producing the protein MKIVKDVAEIINPKIIPRGSVIYASGNAATPQVLLRQLAEDLSIRHVALFCVLPLGDHIKPLFSEERCQTLTHRVLFNSYLTREAVNQGWAKYHPMHLSQIPRYAPEPDGPNIVLCSVAGPDNGKNYSLGTTVEAVLASIRSARDKGGMVIAERNARMPFVAGTVIPERYIDYLIDVDYPLPASPVHKPDERARKIGEIIAALYVQGGTRTQPGSTLQYGIGEVPEAVTDAILRKKVSDLAIHTELFADAMTRLVTEGVVTNKWKKNINFSVSSIFLAADQEGYDWFNNNSSVQSRPSDYTNSPFIISQQPNMVAINSAIGVDLHGNTWADSLDARKIYSGIGGQSDFIRGAQNAPGGVAIIAMKSTTKNGRSKIVDRCPAGITTTAIPADRVILVTEHGAFDPMSLSMGERAVGIAHLAMPEERDKLLKVIRDDPAFHKPDLTMFKGVPGFIPYEKALQQL; encoded by the coding sequence ATGAAGATCGTCAAGGATGTCGCGGAGATCATCAATCCGAAAATTATCCCGCGCGGCAGCGTGATCTATGCTTCCGGCAACGCCGCCACCCCGCAGGTGCTACTGCGTCAGCTGGCAGAAGATCTATCGATTCGTCATGTGGCGTTGTTTTGTGTATTGCCCCTGGGCGATCATATCAAGCCGTTATTTTCGGAAGAACGTTGCCAGACTTTGACTCATCGGGTTCTCTTTAACAGCTACCTGACCCGTGAAGCGGTCAACCAGGGCTGGGCTAAGTATCATCCGATGCACCTCTCGCAGATCCCGCGTTACGCGCCCGAACCGGATGGTCCCAATATCGTATTATGTTCGGTGGCGGGTCCGGACAATGGTAAAAATTACAGCCTGGGAACCACCGTCGAAGCGGTACTGGCCTCGATTCGCTCGGCTCGTGACAAGGGCGGGATGGTAATCGCCGAACGCAATGCCCGTATGCCGTTTGTGGCCGGTACAGTTATTCCCGAACGTTACATAGATTACCTGATCGATGTCGACTACCCGCTACCAGCCAGCCCGGTGCATAAACCTGATGAGCGCGCGCGTAAGATCGGTGAGATAATCGCCGCCCTGTATGTTCAGGGAGGTACCCGGACCCAGCCGGGCAGTACCTTGCAATACGGTATCGGTGAAGTTCCCGAGGCGGTTACCGACGCGATCCTGCGCAAAAAAGTAAGTGACCTCGCGATCCATACCGAATTGTTTGCCGATGCCATGACCCGTCTGGTTACGGAAGGTGTGGTCACCAACAAGTGGAAGAAAAACATTAACTTCTCGGTGTCCTCGATATTTCTGGCGGCCGATCAGGAAGGCTACGACTGGTTTAACAACAACAGTTCGGTTCAGAGCCGTCCCTCGGATTACACCAACAGCCCGTTTATAATTTCACAGCAACCGAATATGGTGGCGATCAACTCGGCTATCGGTGTCGACCTGCACGGCAACACCTGGGCTGATTCTCTGGACGCGCGCAAGATTTACAGCGGCATCGGCGGACAGTCGGATTTTATCCGTGGCGCGCAGAATGCCCCCGGCGGTGTAGCGATAATCGCCATGAAATCGACAACGAAAAATGGCCGTTCCAAAATCGTCGACCGTTGCCCGGCAGGAATCACCACAACCGCGATTCCAGCCGACCGGGTCATCCTGGTAACCGAACATGGCGCATTCGATCCTATGAGCCTCAGTATGGGCGAACGCGCGGTCGGTATCGCTCATCTGGCTATGCCGGAGGAACGGGACAAACTGCTCAAGGTGATCCGCGATGATCCCGCCTTCCATAAGCCCGACTTGACCATGTTCAAGGGCGTGCCCGGATTCATTCCCTACGAAAAAGCACTTCAACAGCTCTGA
- a CDS encoding cyclic nucleotide-binding domain-containing protein, with protein sequence MSNPTSSQTNPSLDLYLVKLAGKYSKYQPNDVVFRESEPGNTMLLVLKGSVIITKQDESTGQPMLLATRYAGEMIGEMALVEEGNRSATVSAESECEVLEFTKENFEKVIKSHPSFATRVLKSLSTKLRESDTVRTSELAEHNRLLTASNNRLLKLNSFLDCVIDQSPTPILLVTKNEYIFRLNRAAGDMFGIDHTDEDHRLHQLLTDLNFSGVTKDLEGTWFGEVKGKRGKQEFSVSVSITALPDFQNEAVFLLICQDLERLQMSARAIQDYERFISGQYTAVELACTMGQFVKGEFDDNEELKTALQDDADRKVRKNALEIAHRTLRDVLQFTRNFVTYRGTKYDYGFIDLRLTVGTIIRFCRSQKRFANIQFEFKSEKEFPKKLFVKGIQIQNLLMNILINSVEAFEKSGNRDDNQVTIELIRPKDEDDSVIVTISDNGPGMIADDLKKIFNQRFSTKSGGLGLSLLNAKKVLASHGGDIQVNSQPGRGTNFRIKLPLRSVKRDA encoded by the coding sequence ATGAGCAATCCGACGTCATCTCAGACAAATCCCTCGCTGGATTTGTACCTGGTCAAACTGGCCGGAAAATATTCGAAGTATCAGCCCAACGATGTGGTTTTCCGTGAGAGCGAACCGGGCAATACCATGCTTCTGGTTTTGAAAGGTTCGGTGATCATCACAAAACAGGACGAAAGCACCGGTCAGCCGATGCTTCTGGCAACCCGTTACGCCGGAGAAATGATCGGCGAGATGGCCCTGGTCGAGGAGGGCAACCGTTCAGCTACTGTCAGCGCTGAAAGCGAGTGCGAGGTTCTCGAATTCACCAAGGAAAATTTCGAGAAAGTGATTAAATCTCATCCCTCGTTCGCCACCCGTGTACTCAAGAGCCTGAGCACAAAACTTCGTGAGTCCGACACGGTGCGAACATCAGAGCTGGCTGAACACAATCGGCTTTTGACCGCCTCCAACAACCGCCTCCTGAAGCTGAACTCGTTTCTGGACTGTGTCATTGACCAGTCACCGACTCCGATATTGCTGGTCACGAAAAACGAGTACATCTTCAGGTTAAACCGTGCCGCGGGTGATATGTTCGGTATCGATCACACGGATGAGGACCACCGCCTGCATCAACTCTTAACGGACCTCAATTTCTCAGGGGTCACAAAAGATCTGGAAGGTACCTGGTTCGGCGAGGTCAAGGGAAAACGGGGCAAGCAGGAATTCTCCGTCTCAGTTTCAATCACAGCCCTGCCGGATTTCCAGAACGAAGCGGTTTTTCTATTGATCTGTCAGGATCTCGAGCGGTTGCAGATGTCGGCCCGCGCGATTCAGGATTATGAAAGGTTCATAAGCGGCCAGTATACTGCTGTTGAACTAGCCTGTACAATGGGTCAATTTGTAAAAGGTGAATTCGACGACAACGAAGAGCTCAAGACCGCTTTGCAGGATGATGCTGATCGGAAAGTCCGTAAGAACGCTCTCGAAATCGCCCATCGCACCCTTCGCGATGTGCTCCAGTTTACCCGTAATTTCGTAACCTACCGCGGAACGAAATACGACTACGGATTTATTGACCTCAGGCTGACGGTCGGTACTATCATCCGCTTCTGCCGTTCCCAGAAGCGATTCGCCAATATCCAATTCGAATTTAAATCCGAAAAGGAATTCCCCAAAAAACTATTCGTCAAGGGGATCCAGATTCAGAACCTGCTGATGAATATACTGATCAACTCGGTCGAAGCGTTCGAAAAATCAGGTAATCGAGACGACAACCAAGTAACAATCGAGTTGATCCGACCCAAAGATGAAGACGATTCCGTAATTGTCACGATTTCCGACAACGGTCCGGGGATGATCGCAGATGACCTCAAAAAGATCTTCAATCAGCGCTTCAGCACAAAGTCCGGGGGCCTGGGGCTCTCGCTTTTAAACGCCAAAAAAGTGCTCGCTTCCCACGGCGGTGATATCCAGGTCAACTCGCAACCCGGCCGTGGCACAAACTTCAGAATAAAACTGCCCCTTCGTTCGGTAAAGAGAGATGCTTGA
- a CDS encoding DUF3307 domain-containing protein — protein sequence MLDLLFFLLLGHYIGDFALQSDNLAENKKKSIRALSLHVFIYVIAVGAMLYLGLWYNRSEFLLQVVNLYALGGLFILHWTQDFVKSRCVKCGRQVFYTDQAIHLAVLYAMRIIIYNG from the coding sequence ATGCTTGACCTGCTGTTTTTTCTCCTGCTGGGTCATTACATCGGTGATTTCGCGCTCCAGAGTGATAACCTGGCAGAGAATAAGAAGAAGTCGATCCGGGCACTGAGCCTGCACGTATTCATATACGTTATCGCGGTCGGAGCAATGCTGTACCTGGGATTATGGTACAACCGCAGTGAATTCCTGTTACAGGTGGTGAATCTATATGCACTGGGGGGATTATTCATTCTGCATTGGACACAGGATTTTGTGAAAAGCCGATGTGTGAAGTGCGGACGGCAGGTATTCTATACCGATCAGGCTATTCATCTGGCAGTTCTCTATGCTATGAGGATAATTATATACAATGGCTGA